In a single window of the Zea mays cultivar B73 chromosome 5, Zm-B73-REFERENCE-NAM-5.0, whole genome shotgun sequence genome:
- the LOC103626861 gene encoding leucine-rich repeat receptor protein kinase MSP1: protein HFLSFWQDTFSLLILFVCFITAFGGSDIKNLYALRDELVESKQFLQDWFDIESPPCLWSHITCVDKSVAVIDLSNIPLHVPFPLCITAFQALARLNLSRCDLFGEIPEALGNLKHLQYLDLSSNQLTGIVPFSLYDLKMLKEIVLDRNSLSGQLIPAIAKLQQLAKLTISKNNISGELPPEVGSLKDLEVLDFHQNSFNGSIPEALGNLSQLFYLDASKNQLTGSIFPGISTLFNLLTLDFSSNDLAGPIPKEIARMENLECLVLGSNNFTGGIPKEIGNLKKLKKLILSACNLSGTIPWSIGGLKSLHELDISDNNFKSELPASIGELGNLTVLIAMRAKLIGSIPKELGSCKKLTLLRLSFNRLTGCIPKELAGLEAIVHFEVEGNKLSGHIADWFQNWGNVVSIRLGDNKFNGSILPAICQANSLQSLDLHLNDLTGSINETFKRCRNLTQLNLQGNHFHGEIPEYLAELPLTILELPYNNFTGLLPAKLFKSSTILEIDLSYNKLTGCIPESICELHSLQRLRMSSNYLEGSIPPAVGALKNLNEISLDGNRLSGNIPQELFNCRNLVKLNLSSNNLNGSISRSISQLTSLTGLVLSHNQLSGSIPAEICGGFTNPSHPESEYVQYHGLLDLSYNRLIGRIPPEIKNCVILEELHLQDNFLNESIPVELAELKNLMNVDLSFNALVGPMLPWSTPLLKLQGLFLSNNHLTGNIPAEIGRILPNIVVLSLSCNAFVATLPQSLLCSKTLNRLDVSNNNLSGKIPLSCTGFEGTLSSLILFNASSNHFSGSLDGSISNFVHLSYLDIHNNSLNGSLPAALSNLSLLYLDVSMNDFSGAIPCGMCNLSNITFVDFSGKNTGMHSFADCAASGICAADITSTNHVEVHTPHGMVITMTICAAILIVVLLVVFVKWMVLRNSSLPLVSGLESKATIEPASSKELLGKKSREPLSINLSTFEHALLRVTMDDILKATNNFSEVHIIGHGGFGTVYEAAFPEGQRVAVKRLHGSCQFLGDRQFLAEMETIGKVKHHNLVPLLGYCARGDERFLIYEYMHHGSLETWLRTHENTPEAIGWPERLRICLGSANGLMFLHHGFVPHIIHRDMKSSNILLDENMEPKISDFGLARIISAYDTHVSTTVSGTLGYIPPEYAMIMESTARGDVYSFGVVMLEVLTGRPPTGKEVEEGGGNLVDWVRWMIACSREGELFDPRLPVSGLWREQMVRVLAIALDCTTDEPSKRPTMVEVVKGLKMVQLMKRDSHNPQHHAVQP, encoded by the coding sequence CATTTCCTTTCCTTTTGGCAGGATACATTCAGCTTGCTCATCCTATTTGTTTGCTTCATCACTGCTTTTGGTGGATCAGATATAAAGAATCTATATGCTCTGAGGGATGAACTCGTGGAATCAAAGCAATTCCTTCAAGACTGGTTTGATATAGAAAGTCCTCCATGCTTGTGGTCACATATAACTTGTGTGGACAAATCTGTTGCAGTCATAGATTTGTCAAATATCCCACTCCATGTTCCTTTTCCATTATGCATCACGGCATTCCAGGCACTTGCTCGTCTCAACTTAAGTAGGTGTGATTTATTTGGTGAGATTCCAGAAGCCTTGGGAAATTTGAAGCATCTTCAGTACCTGGACTTGAGCAGTAACCAGCTTACTGGGATTGTGCCTTTCTCATTATATGATTTGAAGATGCTGAAAGAAATAGTGTTAGACAGAAACAGCTTGTCGGGACAATTGATCCCTGCCATTGCTAAGCTTCAGCAACTCGCTAAGCTAACCATATCTAAGAACAACATTTCTGGAGAACTTCCTCCAGAGGTGGGCAGTTTGAAGGACCTAGAGGTCTTGGACTTTCACCAGAACAGCTTCAATGGATCAATACCAGAAGCACTAGGCAATTTGTCTCAGCTCTTCTACCTTGATGCAAGCAAGAATCAACTCACTGGATCAATATTTCCAGGAATAAGCACATTGTTCAACCTGTTGACACTTGATTTCTCTTCAAATGATTTGGCGGGGCCAATACCTAAGGAGATTGCTCGCATGGAAAATCTAGAGTGCTTGGTTTTGGGGTCCAACAATTTCACTGGaggcattccaaaagagattggtaACCTAAAGAAGCTAAAAAAACTCATTCTCTCTGCATGCAACTTATCAGGCACCATCCCTTGGTCAATTGGTGGTCTTAAAAGCCTACATGAACTTGATATATCAGACAACAACTTTAAGTCAGAACTCCCAGCATCTATTGGTGAGCTGGGAAATTTGACCGTCCTGATTGCAATGAGAGCAAAGCTCATAGGCAGCATACCAAAAGAACTTGGTAGCTGCAAGAAGCTTACTCTCCTTCGTCTGTCCTTCAATAGGTTAACTGGTTGTATCCCCAAAGAACTTGCAGGTTTAGAAGCTATTGTTCATTTTGAGGTGGAAGGTAACAAACTGTCAGGTCATATTGCTGATTGGTTTCAAAACTGGGGAAATGTTGTATCTATAAGACTGGGAGATAATAAGTTCAATGGTTCTATACTTCCTGCCATATGTCAAGCCAATTCTCTTCAGTCACTTGACTTGCATTTAAACGATCTGACAGGGAGTATCAATGAGACATTTAAAAGGTGTAGGAACCTTACTCAACTGAATTTGCAAGGCAACCATTTCCATGGTGAGATACCAGAATATTTGGCTGAGTTACCGCTCACAATTCTGGAATTGCCCTATAACAACTTTACTGGACTCTTGCCTGCCAAGTTGTTTAAGTCATCAACAATTTTGGAGATAGATCTCAGCTATAACAAGCTCACTGGCTGTATTCCTGAGAGCATTTGTGAGCTCCATAGCTTGCAGAGGTTGAGGATGAGCAGTAACTACTTAGAAGGATCAATCCCGCCGGCGGTAGGTGCTCTCAAGAATTTGAATGAAATCTCCCTTGATGGGAATAGATTATCTGGGAACATACCACAAGAGCTCTTCAACTGCAGAAACTTAGTCAAGTTAAACCTGAGCTCTAATAATCTGAACGGAAGCATCTCGAGATCCATATCTCAGTTGACTTCGCTCACTGGCTTGGTTTTGTCTCACAACCAACTCTCTGGTTCGATTCCTGCTGAGATATGTGGGGGATTCACGAATCCGTCTCACCCTGAATCAGAGTATGTTCAATATCATGGCTTACTTGATCTGTCATACAACCGGTTGATTGGTCGTATCCCACCAGAAATCAAGAATTGTGTTATTCTGGAGGAGCTACACCTGCAAGATAACTTTCTGAATGAATCTATTCCTGTGGAGCTTGCTGAGCTGAAGAATCTTATGAACGTTGACCTCTCTTTTAATGCATTAGTTGGACCTATGCTTCCTTGGTCCACGCCATTGCTCAAGCTGCAAGGCCTTTTTCTGTCTAATAACCACCTAACTGGCAATATTCCTGCTGAGATAGGTCGCATCCTTCCCAACATCGTGGTTCTAAGCTTGTCCTGTAATGCATTTGTGGCTACCCTACCCCAATCTCTACTATGCAGCAAGACCCTGAACCGTCTGGATGTCAGTAACAATAACCTCTCTGGTAAAATCCCGTTATCTTGTACTGGCTTTGAAGGAACATTGAGCTCGCTGATCTTGTTCAATGCAAGCAGTAACCATTTCTCAGGGAGCCTTGATGGGTCTATCTCAAATTTCGTACATTTGTCTTATCTTGATATTCACAACAACAGCCTCAACGGGAGCTTGCCAGCAGCACTGTCCAATCTCAGTTTGCTCTATCTTGATGTCTCAATGAATGATTTCAGTGGTGCCATCCCCTGTGGTATGTGCAATCTATCTAACATCACGTTTGTCGATTTCTCTGGTAAAAATACTGGCATGCATAGCTTCGCAGATTGTGCAGCATCAGGCATTTGTGCTGCTGATATTACCAGTACCAATCATGTGGAGGTTCATACACCTCATGGAATGGTAATAACAATGACCATTTGTGCCGCCATTCTCATTGTGGTTCTTCTTGTGGTTTTTGTGAAATGGATGGTGTTGAGAAACAGTTCCTTACCTCTTGTATCCGGCCTTGAATCCAAGGCCACAATTGAGCCAGCCTCCAGTAAAGAGTTGCTAGGAAAAAAATCAAGGGAACCTCTAAGCATCAATCTTTCTACATTTGAGCATGCACTGCTGAGGGTTACCATGGATGATATCCTGAAAGCTACCAATAATTTCAGCGAGGTGCACATCATAGGACATGGTGGTTTTGGGACTGTCTATGAAGCAGCATTCCCTGAAGGACAGAGGGTCGCCGTCAAGAGGCTTCATGGTAGCTGCCAGTTCCTTGGTGACCGTCAATTCCTTGCTGAGATGGAGACCATTGGAAAGGTGAAGCATCATAACCTTGTCCCCCTACTTGGCTACTGCGCTCGTGGTGACGAGCGTTTCCTGATCTATGAGTACATGCATCATGGGAGCCTTGAGACATGGCTGAGGACCCATGAAAATACACCTGAAGCAATTGGATGGCCTGAACGTCTGAGGATCTGCCTCGGTTCTGCTAATGGGCTCATGTTCCTCCACCATGGCTTTGTGCCCCATATCATCCATCGGGACATGAAGTCAAGCAACATTCTACTGGATGAGAACATGGAGCCGAAGATCTCTGACTTTGGCCTTGCAAGGATAATTAGTGCCTATGACACTCATGTTAGCACCACCGTCTCTGGCACGCTTGGCTACATTCCCCCAGAATATGCGATGATTATGGAATCGACCGCGAGGGGTGATGTCTACAGCTTTGGCGTAGTCATGCTGGAGGTGCTCACTGGACGGCCGCCTACAGGGAAAGAGGTGGAAGAAGGGGGAGGGAACCTTGTCGACTGGGTGCGGTGGATGATTGCATGCAGTCGGGAGGGTGAGCTGTTTGATCCTCGCCTGCCTGTTTCAGGCCTGTGGCGAGAGCAGATGGTGCGTGTGCTTGCCATTGCTCTGGATTGCACCACCGACGAGCCATCGAAGAGGCCGACCATGGTGGAGGTAGTGAAGGGACTCAAGATGGTCCAGCTGATGAAGCGTGATTCTCACAACCCCCAGCATCATGCGGTGCAGCCATGA